Within the Glycine soja cultivar W05 chromosome 3, ASM419377v2, whole genome shotgun sequence genome, the region tttagggtttagggtttaggattaaggcttttggggtttggggttttgggtttagggttttgggtctatggtttatggtttataatgtaggttttagggtttacggtttagggtttatgaagGAATttcggtgtttgatctttgaacacaaaattaaggACTTTAGAGGCGTTTtcagggtttatggtttagggtttagggtttgaggTTTGGGGtgtggggtttagggtttggggtttggggtttggggtttggggttttgTTTTTAGGttatagggtttatggtttagaaagaattttgggtgtttgacctttcaacacaaaattaaggcatTTAGAGGCGTTTTTGGATTTGGAGTTTGGGGTTTGGTTTTTGGGTTTTTGGGTtttagggttaagggtttagggttttagggtttacaaagaattttgggtgtttgacctttgaacacaaaattaaggcatttagaggcgttattagggtttagggtttagggttaaggCTTTTGtggtttggggtttagggttttgggttttgggtctatggtttatggtttataatgttgggtttagggtttatggtttagggtttacgaaGGAATTTCGGTGTTTGGCCTTTGAACACAAAATTAGGGCATTTAGAGGCATTTtcagggtttatggtttaaggTTTAGGGTTTGAGGTTTGGGGtgtggggtttggggtttggggtttgggatttggggtttggggtttggtttTTAGGTtatatggtttagggtttagtgtttagggtttagggtttagggtttagaaaGAATTTTTGGTGTTTGACCtttcaacacaaaattaaggcatTTAGAGGCGTTTTGggatttggggtttggggtttggtttTTAGATTTTAGGgtatagggtttagggtttttgggttaagggtttagggttttatggTTTACGAAGAATTTTGGGTGTTTGACctttgaacacaaaattaaggcatttagaggcgtttttagggtttagggtttagggtttaggcttttggggtttggggtttggagTTTTGGGTTTTGGGTCTATTGTTTATGGTTTATAatgtagggtttagggtttagggtttagggtagcCTGACAGCTTTCGTGACTTTGAGTCAATGAAATTTGCGTTAGACCAATGAAATTTGAGTGAATGAAATCAATGATTGAATTTGCGGTactcatttgcagatcatggttaggaccAGAGGATTAGGTCGTGCCTTAGGTCACGTTACTAGCAGAGGTGTGGGCAGAGGAGATCgtgatgattctgatgatgcTTCGCAGCGTCGATGGCCTTCCGCATCCGCACGGAGGCAGCGAGTCGCTGTGACTGTGGCGCACGATGAGCCAGTGGTCCCTGCGCTAGATGTTGAGGCTGATGTATTTTTGGATGACCCGATGGCACCAGCTGATTTAGAGGACATTGTGGCAGGCATTCCTGCAGACACAGGCGCGGAGGCTGTTGAGGATGAGCATGAGGGATTTTCGGGTGGTCCGAGCGACCCATCCGTGTTGACCCAGTATGCGGATCACGTTGCTTGCAGCGTATGGACgggagaggtatttataatatttctttttagttacttgtaaattatactttataattgaaattagttttcctttaaatgatgattttaacgaattttgcgttcctttatacttcaattcaggagcgtCCTGAGTTGAAGTTATCCTCTCACGGGAGGAAGGTTCATAGTTTAGGCAAGCCTGTCCTTGCCATTGAGGGACTCGTTGCTGGGACAGGACTAAGTCCTCTGATCGCGTGTTTGGAAGACACCGGCGATCAGGGACTTTTGTCCTCGTTTGTGGAGCGGTGGCACCGGGAGACGTCTAGTTTCCATCTCCCGGTGGGAGAGCTCACGATCACGCTGGACGACGTCTCCTCGCTTCTGCATTTGCCCGTGGTTGGCGACTTGCATGCCTTCCCGCCCTTGCATGAGGACGATGCGGTTCAGATGCTGGTGGACTTATTAATAGTCTCTGCAGAGTCTGCCAGGGCTGAGACAGCCCAGTGTCGTGGACAGTACGTACGCCTGTAATGGGTACATGATATATACGAGCGCTGATGCCAGGCAGGTCATTGGACAGTTGTGGCTCACAcatatcttcttcatcttctgggTTACACTCtgtttgctaataagagtgcaaccaaTGTGCATGTTGTATACTTGGAGGCCCTTCGTGACCTCAGTCAGACCGGGAGGTACGCCTGGGGGGTGGCTGCTCTGGTGCATATGTACGATCAGCTGAACGATGCCTCTATCAGCAGCAGCTGACAGCTTGGCGGTTACATCATACTGCTGCAggtaacaaatatgtttttcattcgtTGAGGTTCAACAAtgttcaactttaaattttgttagactttcattattaatgtttatcaTTTTGATGTTACATCTGTAGTGCTGGATTTACGAGCACTTTCCGTCAGTCACGGACTCCACTGCTGATCAGGAATACAACAAGAATACCCCGCGTGCGTGTAGGTGGATTGCGACGAAGAAGACCGTGAAGAGCATACGTACACCGACGTACAGGGAGCGCCTGGACCGACTCCGGATTCCGGATGTCTGTTGGATCCCGTATGGGGAGCACCGACCGGTCTGAGACTTCCATGTGATATCATGTTATTCCGGTCTCTTGCGCTGGGGGCCTGTTGCTGTTTATTATCGACCAGAGAGGGTCGCGCGGCAGTTTGGATACACGCAGACCATTCCCACTCCTCTTGTCGATTCATGGGTGTCGTACTATGATATACACGACAGGTGGATGCACTACTCGGATCATATCATTCCAGCAGGTGAGGTGTGCGTTGTGCCAGGTCAGTGAGCCAGTGACTACAAGGACTGGTTCTTCCGCATCTCTCATCCTTTCATGACACCAGGCCACGCATCAGATCCTTTGCCTGATGGTCATGCCCCGTAGCCCCGAGTCGTCCCTCAGGCCCCGTAGACGGATATCCCTCACGTGCCGGAGCCAGGAGCATCATCGACATCTGTGGAGGAGcctagacatgcagtggtaagtaatactaataatttacgtcatttacatcaatatttgtataataatttgtgtaatatgtttgttttgtatttaacaGGAAGTTTGTGATGAGATTGCTGAGAGGTTGGAGCGCCATTTGAGTCTAGGGGTGGTCACGCCAGACTCATCGACACATGAGGTGATCGAAGAATGCCTCAGGATGGCCAGGAGTGTGACACCGAACCATCTAGTATATGTTAGGTCTAGACGCAGGCGGCGCACGGATCAGGCGtagtttatttacatattttatattgatatttcaTGTATATACAGATATTGTACATGAACCCATTTCATTAgtattgttggttttatttattttcattagtaatgttagttttatttatttccattgatTGTGTATTCCATTTGTGTCTATATACACGCGTGTTATTAAAATGATCTAGTTAACTTAGTTatagtatatgtaaattattataaatggtctagttaacttagtttaccaactaataaaaagtaattttaaatataactttaaatataattgaaataaaaaagttgaaaagggtgtagaaaaaaaattaaacaaaaaatggacatcAAGAGTAAGGGTCAtagaaaaaactaaattaaaaaaattataattttattctatcaaattaagaaaatatcttttttaaaattttgtctcTTCAGTAAAAAATCcgtatttatattttctaaaatgacACATCCcgaacaatatttttttctccaaaattaTATAATGTGGAATGCAGGaagtttttcatatttttggtgGACTTAAGggcatgtttggtttttgagtGAGTGAGTGACAGTCATTATAGTCTATCGGACTCTACACACAAACCAATAACAATATCAATGTCAATGCCAATGCCAATGCCAATGCATACTTCTTTatgccctaaaccctaaaccctaagccctaaccctaaaccctcaaCCCTAAGCCCCAAGCCCaacccataaaccctaaaacctaaaTCCTAAAAGCATAAACCATAAaccttaaaccctaaaaccaaaccctaaaccctaaaccctaaaccatcaATCCTAAACCCTaccccataaaccctaaaccctaaaccttaagCCCTAcaccataaaccctaaaatgTAAACCCtaaaaacctaaaccctaaaccctaaaccctaaaaccaaaccttaaaccataaaccctaaaacctaaacactaaaaccctaaaccctaaaccctaaaaccataaaccctaaatcctaaaCCCTGAATCGTGAATGGATGCAGCACTCAACGCCATGGAACCCTACGACTTTCCCAATAGACTTGTCCGAACAACCGTTAACAGTCTCctcaaagtaaaaataaaataaaaaaactattctcTTCGTTCGAcctaaattatttgatttgattttatcgCAAAATATTAATGGGAGGGTGAAGAGAGGGGAAAGAAATAAGTGTTGAATTATTCTAATGGAAGAGCTTGTTGGAGGAATAAATATGGGGTGGGGGGTTTGAAAGTGAAGAAAGGGTGTGTTGTAGGGTTTCATTGGAAAGCGGTGGTGGGTTAGTAATTGCAAGTTATTTAGATTATTTTGAGCAAAGTAAGAAATGTGGGGTTTTGGATTGACTCGAGGGGCATATTTATTATCCGTTACATATGTGTATTTTGACTGAAAGTCCTCCATATGTCTACacccttttcaacttctttatttcaaacagtacattaaaaatgattacgcaatacatgaattcaaacaatacattaacttcaacatagtcGAACGAAATTAAATTCGCATCAAATACTACAACTAACTCTTGCTAATTTTGCGACAAGGACAACTCGTCTTCCATTTGTGGTACAGGTTTActgaaaacaactaaaatttctattggcccaatctttttccagtagttagactcAATGAGCACCTTCATCACGTCCTCGTTGGTTTTTGAGTTCAATTATTtcgaattttataactttttcttaATACTCATGGTGACTTGGTTTCTGAAAAAACAATCGCCTTACCATTTGTGTTTCATCAATaccataagggggaatcccATGAGGCGCAACTTGCTttatcaaatccttcagttcatccatggtacatccggtgggaatgtcaaattttttgggagtttttcctgtgaacgagtaaccaacaaactcattttgtcgtgacatgttccacctcccattgtaatatagcagggcattatgagtaggggtcatagtagcttcaagtaagtttaaaataCCATCTGTGGTTCTAGCAAAgctacataataactcaatcggaccaacaaacgaaaattcatgattacacattaacattgtgttaacatcagcatcatctttcagttgcatacattgaaaccGAAATTGATTACCTGCATACGTGAAAGGCTgccggtagtaaatttcatccaaaaattgcttGTCGGTTAGgttaagggtattgtgtattctagtTTTTAACATTTGAAAATCACACCTGTTAGGTACTTGAATGGGAACTGGAGTGGAAGCTTGAAAGGAAACACCACTGTCGTTGTGAACaatggatccatttggaaaaataaaacctaatatGGAGTTCACAACTGTCTGACTGCTTGTCTCTCCCAAGAATGCCATAGTTTTTTGTAAGACTTGGGTTGAGACTAAAACTTGTGGTTTCTTACAGTGTTAGGGTGtgacatatatatagatgactTTTAATATCAGTGctgcattttttaaagattaaaaatatgcaTGCACATGCTTTCTGTATGTGTTGTCAACTACACCAATGACGTGACATGTTTTAGCTTGCATCAGATCTGCATGTGTAGTCATTCTGTGCAGGGTCCTTTCACGCGCTTTATGTTAATACAGACAACAATTTATCATACACGGTTTTTCATAATGTGTTGTCAACTCAGACAACGATATATCATACATgcttttttagaattaagtaataattttgttgtggacgtaacaaataaattacatgtttaAAACGATCAGTCattataaattacatgttcaatcatcatttatgtcaacatagtcTCTCTTGAACATCACGAAGCTCTTGTAATGCTGCATTCTGCTAATATATGGATTTGGCCACGACTTCGCCTACAGATGACAATtgctagaccataacaatgctaCAGGCGATAAGAGACAacgttcttttaaataaacctgttgtacatgcgaaaaaaatgttaactcaatcctacaaaactcattgcataaatataaaaaaaaaacacttcatatctacaatgtacctcaacaaaatgattgtcatacacatgaccgatacaaattatactatgcaatgaagaatttgccaccggttgacttctaagagaaaAGAATGTTATGTTTTGTTGTTTAGACAAGGATACAACGATTacgttataccttgatgcaatgacatgtACCATGTCCGTTATATTCATCCACTTATCCGTTGTCACCTGAATGAGACAAATATACACGTCAAACTTAATTCCAAAGtaaagtcttaaaaatcaaatacataaattacataccttggttaacccatcaacaagtagtgacatccttaattcctcaaatctctcGGTGCCACCAAAGAGCTTGATATAGTCTTCTAAGAAATTGGCAAGTTCTTTAAGAAGATGGTTGCGGACCACCGACCAAGagtcttcacccatacctaataaaccggcaaccgaccgatatccacagttaccatcaggtttgacatcaacaatcttatcaatgaagtcgtgcataaatgactgaaactGGTCCAACATGGGCATCATCGGTCTTCGATTCGGTTGCTCAGAGGATGATGCAGTACGCCTCACCGACGAATTTCTATTTTGCATAGATTCAAAGGCAtctacatactcccagtaagatggaTCGCGCTTTGTTGACCTTGGGTTCCTGCTCGTAGTTTTCTTCGGTGCCCCCTTTGTGTTAACCTTTgttggaggaggacacatcgaattctgatcagggtatgcaatttcccAAAGTTTAGTCCTTAGAGTAAacttgccacaaacatcaagttcttcgAATTTTTTGTATATTGTTTCCATTACGTCCTTGATGCCCACCTcgggctcagataacccttggtctgaaaaactgagtctcctccagaacatatggattgaatccaATGGGATGCAACCAccaacatatttggatagctcacaagcacaaggaagaccaagcGTGGTTCTCACCACGCAACCACAACTTGAGGGATTCTTGCCAGCATAGTCAACACGCTCTAATTcagcagcaatctgatttaaagcataacttgaaaccattccaagtagcctcttgtataaggtttttttgaacacatgtccaacgacatgtgtacttgtttcaaatgatgctTTAATCTCCGTGTGTTGCAACgtaatcatgttgttcatggcatcccacacACTGCATAAGTCTCCAATTCTATTTTGTAACAGTCTTTTTAAAGATGagtgagcagattcaaccctacatttcaaatacacaaataaaaataaacatatacaataataCAATTCCATAAATTCGTCAACGTTAATAGAAATAGTTGAACAGtttcatacctgtttgttgttgtgtttcctaagtgcatcaccttattagtTCAGGCagaaacaaatttttccttgtgtggtattatccatgttttcttgacatagtcaacaaacattggccagGGTGCGCAAGCCATTTCGAACTTCTTCAGGCATTCATCAAACTGTTGTTCTGAAGGACAATCAGTCAGAGATCCCCAGCAATCCATGACATAATCCTAAGCATTTTTTTGCGCAATTAGTGATTTACATTTGACCTTTAtattcttgtttatgtgaaagctgcacaacaaatttgtgcATTCAAGGAATACAtccttcactgcattcatcaatgcttgGTCTCTGTTAGTGACAATAACTCCAGGGAGGGCATCACGCTTTAAAAAAAGGCCTCGGAAGCTTTGTAAAGCCCATACCAAATTATTAGCGCGCTCACCCTCCACATATGCAAAAccggcagagaatgtcatcccagttggtgtcaccccaacaaaatcgagTAATGGGAGTCTGTAccggtttgttttgtaggtgttgtctatcaaaaataccaaattacatgcgttgactaacttcactgaatcagggtgacaccaaaagatatcacgaaccacgtcttcatcctttattctgtgccaatgaatatactgatcacgttcaagaagcttcatcagatgttgcatttcaagatcgcttcctcttatggaagaacggaatgcgcttcttgcattgtatatctgTTTAATGATCGTACAGCTattggcattgtgttccttcaaagttagcagaatgtttcttggcttcaccatggacttcgtcatatcagcaataagtgttttttcaactttagtcaatcgccctgcatatggatgtccaactaatgacttggtcAATTCAATATTATGCACTccacaaatcaacttcaccatccagccTTCTCCTCCAACCGCTAGCTTACAACGAAGCTTGAAGGAACACCCATATTTCTTAGTCCCAGTGTCTCTtctggtaaattttttttcctacaccTATACTCGTCCCTCCTTTCACAGCCAATTAATACAAACGTagtccttcctctactacctGTGTTTGTGTCCGACCTTAAAATCACCgccacaaatccattttcatgagcCACGGATCGAGCCCACCGCAAAACATCCTCTCGGCACTCAAACACCTACAAAGAAATccacataatttaagttttctaccagtattcattttattaaatctgTGACAAACATTAACATTATAACTTGAGAAGTGTTGAACGAatccgaacaatcaacatgtggttcattcgcaCCACATGCTTCTACATTTTCATAATTCATATCCGCTCGTTCAGACATTATTTCATACATCCACTCATCTTCGTCCATCTAACCAAGTCAAACAAAAAATggccatacaaaaaaattagtaatttaaaagaaaaaaaggaaaataaattcaaaaataaaaaataccaaaaataatagacttacggatcaacttgatccggaagtGATCCGTACGCCCACGACAGTCGAATCACCATCTGCGTACCTTGTTTGCCGTCGCTGACCACCGCAACGCACCTTCACCTTCACCGCACCTAACCTTTCACAGCGAACCAACGAACCCGACACAATGCCGCACAAAAACcacaaaaatagagaaaaaaaagcgGACAAAAATGGAGCCTATGTgcatttctgaaaaaaaaaatagcttttataatgaaaaaataggCCAGGGGCATTTTTTCCATTTATGAattttgttgggtgcacctagcagcacAATTCTTTTGAAGGCAAGACTCAAGTTTAGATGGCCAAACCAAGAGAAAAATAGTACGGAAATATTTGAGGACACTTTGAATATGGAAGTCagtcaaaaaagtaaaaagcgctaaaaaaaacatgaaattttACGGGGATATTCATAAATTGATTGATTCAATGAGAACTGAAAAAACTgattaaaaaactaaagaataaataaaaattgaatggataaaaaatttgaaaaacataattttttaattggattggatcagattttaaattaaagatataaattGATCTCATCTAAttcaaactaaaattatatgtatttatatatttattcataatttgataatatcacatgtatttatatttttttatatttataaaatcatcatagtctatatttatttataaaaaatgtatttaatcaaagattatttttattaactatttGAGTTAAgattcataaatataaatataatttcaaatagtataaatttatttgtgatagagaatatatattttttattttaatatatttaaaaattatactactattaattatataataacataaaatatttgatattttaaattgtttttttgttatatttattataaatatcatcatttctttaatattatctggaaaaaaaataaaagattaaaaaaaaaacaatccaaTCCAAATCAAGATCAGATTAGATTAGGATATATTTGGTTtggattttctattttcattttttaaaaacttttttcattttcaaaatattaaaattctgaaaacatgtttggtttaacatcttgttttctattttcaggaAATGAAAACactaaaatcactaaaaacattttgattttacaCAAAATAAGGTTCCTATCTTTAACTAAAAACActtaaaatgagattttattatttttatttttttgttatttcttatttttattttcactgaattttttttaaaaaattcaatcaaacacGTTTTCATCACTGTTTCATGTTTtcagtaaaaatgaaaacagaaaacagtcACACTAAACATCCCCTTAATGTTTAGAAGAAACTGattaaataatgaatttaaaaaagtaaagtgAATCGATCggatgattcttttttttttcttttcttttcaaaatcaatCCAATCCTCAAACACCTGGGGAGAATCACGCATGATTCTGATAAACAGTCTCAAGTGGTTGTCAAGAGGGCACGTACCCAGACAATTGACAACATCGTAGGTGGTCAATTTAGGCAATTGTACACATTTGTTATTTGAATAGGGAACTGCaaagccatttatttatttttgaaatacttGTACAAATCTTTGTAACACCACGCACGTCGCAATACAAGTTAATGAAGAATATACATGTTTTCATCCACAGTCAAGTCCTTTATATTCTTGCCATTTACTTTTGATTTCGATTTATAGGTTTCTGTTCTATTTATGCAATTTTTATTCCTTCCTACAATTTTTTCTCCAAATGACAACAATACGAAATAAAAGGAATGGCCATGGCCCAAAAAGTTTACC harbors:
- the LOC114405596 gene encoding uncharacterized protein LOC114405596 is translated as IMVRTRGLGRALGHVTSRGVGRGDRDDSDDASQRRWPSASARRQRVAVTVAHDEPVVPALDVEADVFLDDPMAPADLEDIVAGIPADTGAEAVEDEHEGFSGGPSDPSVLTQYADHVACSVWTGEERPELKLSSHGRKVHSLGKPVLAIEGLVAGTGLSPLIACLEDTGDQGLLSSFVERWHRETSSFHLPVGELTITLDDVSSLLHLPVVGDLHAFPPLHEDDAVQMLVDLLIVSAESARAETAQCRGQYCWIYEHFPSVTDSTADQEYNKNTPRACRWIATKKTVKSIRTPTYRERLDRLRIPDVCWIPYGEHRPEVCDEIAERLERHLSLGVVTPDSSTHEVIEECLRMARSVTPNHLVYVRSRRRRRTDQA